A portion of the Tenacibaculum todarodis genome contains these proteins:
- a CDS encoding alpha/beta hydrolase — translation MNSKTHIYFVPGLGANTKIFNNIKLPEELFETHFLEWEIPSEKEESISNYAKRMCAKITHENPVLVGVSFGGVMVQEMSKIINTKKVFLISSIKNNGELPKRLQLAKATKAYKLFPTTMVENFEAYEKYFLGSNLQKRKELYKTYMSVRDPKYITWAIYNVLHWKQEKSFDDIIHIHGTEDGVFPIKHIKNCIKVEKGTHVMILNKAKIISKIIEEKLA, via the coding sequence ATGAACTCTAAAACTCATATTTATTTTGTTCCAGGTTTAGGTGCTAACACTAAAATATTTAACAATATAAAGTTACCTGAAGAACTTTTTGAAACTCATTTTTTAGAATGGGAAATTCCGTCAGAAAAAGAAGAAAGCATTAGTAATTACGCTAAAAGAATGTGTGCAAAAATTACACATGAAAACCCAGTTTTAGTTGGTGTTTCTTTTGGCGGTGTTATGGTACAAGAAATGAGTAAAATTATTAATACAAAAAAAGTATTTCTTATTTCAAGCATTAAAAATAATGGAGAACTTCCAAAACGATTACAATTAGCAAAAGCTACAAAGGCTTATAAACTATTTCCTACAACTATGGTAGAAAATTTTGAAGCCTATGAAAAATATTTTTTAGGAAGTAACCTTCAAAAAAGAAAAGAATTATACAAAACCTATATGTCTGTAAGAGATCCAAAATATATTACTTGGGCAATTTACAACGTATTACACTGGAAACAAGAAAAATCATTTGACGATATCATCCATATTCATGGTACAGAAGATGGCGTTTTTCCTATAAAACATATAAAAAACTGTATTAAAGTTGAAAAAGGAACTCATGTAATGATCTTAAATAAAGCTAAAATAATTTCAAAAATAATTGAAGAAAAATTGGCTTAA
- a CDS encoding DUF6438 domain-containing protein: MKSILLSVFLLALSCGSPKKVVKETKKEVETEVETKIEGTTETPKVITEEIIAVLKYPNRMEDAKQLVVNSGLTWDKLIFNQDDTKIALLKVPADKSNFWIERLMTSGEFKSVELNKELTLNKIISDIETTFVSLRKTQCYGHCPVFDVKIDKQGNVFYNGIKYVLVKGKKSFKLTDKQFSKLKNMLGKTSFSKYRIAYNNPRISDLPSTYISHNNKEIQLRVWGEVPTELVQVTEYIEDILLAKKFYEL; encoded by the coding sequence ATGAAAAGCATTCTACTTTCTGTTTTCTTACTAGCTTTAAGCTGTGGTTCTCCCAAAAAAGTTGTAAAAGAAACAAAAAAAGAAGTTGAAACTGAGGTTGAAACTAAAATTGAGGGAACTACGGAAACACCAAAAGTAATTACCGAAGAAATAATTGCTGTGTTAAAATATCCAAATAGAATGGAAGACGCTAAACAATTAGTTGTTAATAGTGGACTTACTTGGGACAAGTTAATTTTTAATCAAGATGATACAAAAATTGCTTTATTAAAAGTTCCTGCTGATAAAAGTAATTTTTGGATAGAAAGATTAATGACTTCAGGCGAATTCAAATCCGTTGAATTAAATAAAGAATTAACGCTAAATAAAATTATTTCAGATATTGAAACTACATTCGTTTCTTTAAGAAAAACACAATGTTATGGTCATTGTCCTGTTTTTGACGTAAAAATTGATAAGCAAGGAAATGTATTTTATAATGGAATTAAATATGTTCTTGTAAAAGGAAAAAAATCTTTTAAACTTACTGACAAACAGTTTTCTAAATTAAAAAATATGCTTGGTAAAACAAGTTTTTCTAAATATAGAATTGCTTACAACAATCCAAGAATTTCAGATTTACCAAGCACCTATATTTCTCATAATAATAAAGAAATACAGTTGCGTGTTTGGGGAGAAGTGCCAACAGAATTAGTACAAGTAACTGAGTATATTGAAGACATTTTATTAGCAAAAAAATTCTATGAACTCTAA
- the mtaB gene encoding tRNA (N(6)-L-threonylcarbamoyladenosine(37)-C(2))-methylthiotransferase MtaB, with product MNADKKVAFYTLGCKLNFSETSTIARSFVNEGFERVEFDTQADVYVINTCSVTDNADKRFKSVVKNALKQNEDAFVIGVGCYAQLKPEELAAVDGVDLVLGATEKFNVTSYINDLTKNDIGQVHSCEIEEADSYVGAYSIGDRTRAFLKVQDGCDYKCTYCTIPLARGISRSDTVENVLKNAKEISEKGIKEIVLTGVNIGDYGKGEFGNKKHEHTFLELVKELDTVEGINRLRISSIEPNLLKDETIDFVSNSKTFVPHFHIPLQSGSDELLKRMKRRYLTNTYTNRVSKIKEVMPNACIGVDVIVGFPGETDELFLETYNYLNEMDISYLHVFTYSERQNTEAVLLDGVVPKKVRAKRSKMLRGLSVKKRRAFYETQIGNTLTVLFESENKEGYIHGFTENYVKVKTPWNPELVNTLHTVTLTNIDEDGLVRFNFVKSEVIA from the coding sequence ATGAACGCAGATAAAAAAGTAGCTTTTTACACTTTAGGTTGTAAACTTAATTTCTCAGAAACGTCAACTATAGCGCGTAGTTTTGTTAATGAAGGTTTTGAACGTGTGGAATTTGACACCCAAGCAGATGTGTATGTAATTAACACATGTTCTGTTACCGACAATGCAGATAAACGTTTTAAAAGCGTTGTAAAAAATGCTTTAAAGCAAAATGAAGATGCTTTTGTTATTGGGGTTGGTTGTTATGCGCAATTAAAACCAGAAGAATTGGCTGCTGTTGATGGAGTTGATTTAGTTTTAGGCGCAACAGAAAAGTTTAACGTTACAAGTTATATAAACGATTTAACGAAAAATGATATCGGACAAGTACATTCTTGTGAAATTGAGGAAGCAGATTCTTACGTTGGCGCCTATTCAATTGGAGATAGAACTCGTGCTTTCTTAAAAGTACAAGATGGTTGCGATTATAAATGTACGTATTGTACAATTCCGTTAGCGCGTGGAATTTCGCGAAGCGATACTGTTGAAAATGTATTGAAAAACGCCAAAGAGATATCTGAAAAAGGCATTAAAGAAATTGTTTTAACAGGTGTAAATATTGGTGATTACGGAAAAGGCGAATTCGGAAATAAAAAACACGAGCATACTTTTTTAGAGTTGGTTAAGGAATTAGATACAGTTGAAGGCATAAATCGTTTACGAATTTCATCCATCGAACCTAATCTTTTAAAAGATGAAACTATTGATTTTGTTTCAAATTCTAAAACATTTGTTCCGCATTTTCATATTCCGTTACAATCTGGTAGCGATGAACTATTAAAGAGAATGAAACGTAGATATTTAACAAATACCTACACAAATAGAGTTTCAAAAATAAAAGAAGTAATGCCAAACGCATGTATTGGTGTTGATGTTATTGTTGGTTTTCCTGGAGAAACAGATGAATTATTCTTAGAAACTTACAATTATTTAAACGAAATGGATATTTCTTATTTACACGTTTTTACCTATTCAGAAAGACAAAATACGGAAGCTGTTTTATTAGATGGTGTTGTTCCTAAAAAAGTTAGAGCAAAACGTAGTAAAATGTTACGCGGTTTATCAGTAAAAAAACGAAGAGCATTTTATGAAACTCAAATAGGTAATACATTAACTGTTCTTTTTGAAAGCGAAAATAAAGAAGGTTACATTCACGGTTTTACAGAGAATTACGTTAAAGTTAAAACTCCTTGGAATCCTGAATTGGTAAACACATTACACACAGTTACACTTACAAATATTGACGAAGACGGTTTAGTTCGTTTTAATTTTGTAAAAAGTGAAGTAATTGCATAA
- a CDS encoding GNAT family N-acetyltransferase has protein sequence MIFETERLRVRKLLNSDLDAFFQLESNPKVLQYATGEVKTLVEAENDLNNLIKKYETPKNDFWIYAIEQKSDSNFIGTLALVKDEEDDEIGYRFIEDYWGKGYATEICEALIPYCKSIGMQKIIGYVVDENLASAKILERFNFKIVKKFISEDIKLPETKYELYL, from the coding sequence ATGATTTTTGAAACGGAGAGATTACGAGTTCGTAAATTATTAAATTCTGATTTAGATGCTTTTTTTCAGCTAGAAAGTAATCCGAAAGTATTGCAATATGCAACAGGTGAAGTAAAAACATTGGTTGAAGCAGAAAACGATCTTAATAATCTGATTAAAAAATATGAAACTCCTAAAAATGATTTTTGGATTTACGCTATTGAACAGAAATCTGATAGTAATTTTATTGGAACGCTGGCTTTAGTAAAAGATGAAGAAGATGATGAGATTGGCTATCGTTTTATTGAAGATTATTGGGGAAAAGGTTATGCAACCGAAATTTGTGAGGCTTTAATTCCGTATTGTAAATCGATAGGAATGCAGAAAATTATTGGTTATGTTGTTGATGAAAACCTCGCTTCAGCAAAGATTTTAGAGCGTTTTAATTTTAAAATTGTAAAGAAGTTTATTTCTGAAGATATTAAGTTACCTGAAACAAAATACGAGTTATATTTATGA
- a CDS encoding antibiotic biosynthesis monooxygenase family protein, giving the protein MIANTPQAPYYAVIFTSLRTKGDNDYNLTAEQMEDLAEKQDGFLGIESARSEVGITVSYWKSLEAIKEWKLQLDHTEAREKGRSTWYKQFKVRICKVERDYEFKK; this is encoded by the coding sequence ATGATTGCTAACACACCACAAGCGCCATATTATGCGGTAATTTTTACAAGTTTACGCACAAAAGGCGATAATGATTACAATTTAACTGCGGAACAAATGGAGGATTTAGCTGAAAAACAAGATGGTTTTTTAGGAATAGAATCAGCCAGAAGCGAAGTAGGAATTACCGTTTCTTATTGGAAAAGTTTAGAAGCTATAAAAGAATGGAAATTACAATTAGATCATACAGAAGCTAGAGAAAAGGGCAGAAGCACTTGGTACAAGCAATTTAAAGTGAGAATTTGCAAAGTTGAAAGAGATTATGAATTTAAAAAGTAA
- a CDS encoding DUF4442 domain-containing protein, with protein MYATISNLLNKFFKPSTIFQKGFNLSPMYRRSTGRIIETSDDLLNVKVKIPISYKNKNYVGSIFGGSLFSATDPILMIQLMQILGDKYVVWDKSANIKFKRPAKENSYIDFNLSEDEITSIKNQVKEEKEIDLVKEILITNKEKTTVFAEVSKTIYIADKSYYKTKRKKK; from the coding sequence ATGTACGCAACAATTTCTAACCTATTAAATAAGTTTTTTAAGCCAAGTACAATTTTTCAAAAAGGATTTAATCTTTCTCCAATGTATAGAAGGTCAACCGGAAGAATTATTGAGACTTCAGACGATTTATTAAACGTAAAAGTAAAAATACCAATTAGTTATAAGAATAAGAATTATGTAGGTTCTATTTTTGGAGGAAGCTTATTTTCTGCTACAGATCCTATTTTAATGATTCAATTAATGCAAATTTTAGGAGATAAGTATGTAGTTTGGGATAAAAGTGCCAACATTAAGTTTAAACGACCAGCTAAAGAGAATTCTTATATAGATTTTAATTTATCAGAGGATGAAATTACATCAATTAAAAATCAAGTTAAAGAAGAAAAAGAAATAGATTTAGTAAAAGAAATTTTAATAACAAACAAAGAGAAAACAACCGTTTTCGCAGAAGTATCTAAAACAATTTACATTGCAGATAAATCATACTATAAAACAAAGCGTAAAAAAAAGTAA
- a CDS encoding ABC transporter substrate-binding protein — protein MQINHTIKQSVKKSNFYIILIFCVGLFSCAKEKSNFTDSQVFRYNEHSNITSLDPAFAKDQRNIWAVNQLYNGLVQLDDSLQVKPDIAKSWSISEDGKAYTFLLREDVNFHKHKLFGKDSTRTVNATDFEYSFNRLLNKNVASPGGWVLQNVADFKAENDSTFVINLKQPFPPFLGLLAMKYCSVVPKEAVAYFGNTFRANPIGTGPFQFKLWVENTKLVLRKNPIYFEKDEKGIQLPYLEAVAITFLPDKQSEFLQFIQGNLDFMKSLDASYKDDILNTDGTLKEKYASSIFMETGSYLNTEYLGIYLEGEENYPTQSKLIRQAINYGFDREKMIKFLRNGIGTPALNGFIPKGLPSFNNQKGYSYQPNKAKELIGQFKNETGNTSPEITITTNSNYLDLCEFIQRELQNIGLNTNVDVIPPSTLRQGKANGKLPIFRASWIADYPDAENYVSLFYSKNFTPNGPNYTHFKNDLFDTLYEQSISEVDNNIRYKLYQKMDSIIIAEAPIVPLYYDEVIRFSQKNVKGLGINPIDLLNLKRVSKK, from the coding sequence TTGCAGATAAATCATACTATAAAACAAAGCGTAAAAAAAAGTAATTTTTATATAATTCTTATTTTTTGTGTTGGCTTATTTTCTTGTGCAAAAGAGAAAAGTAACTTTACCGACTCTCAAGTATTTAGGTATAATGAACACTCTAATATTACATCGTTAGATCCAGCATTTGCTAAAGATCAACGTAATATTTGGGCGGTAAACCAGTTATACAACGGTTTGGTTCAGTTAGATGATTCTTTACAAGTAAAACCAGATATTGCTAAAAGTTGGTCGATTTCTGAAGACGGAAAAGCCTATACTTTTTTACTTCGTGAAGATGTAAATTTTCATAAACATAAATTATTTGGAAAAGATTCTACAAGAACTGTAAATGCTACAGATTTTGAATATTCATTTAACAGATTATTAAATAAAAATGTAGCTTCCCCTGGAGGTTGGGTTTTACAAAATGTTGCTGATTTTAAAGCAGAAAACGATTCCACTTTTGTAATCAATTTAAAACAACCTTTTCCGCCATTCTTGGGTTTGTTAGCAATGAAGTATTGTTCTGTTGTTCCAAAAGAAGCTGTTGCATACTTCGGAAATACTTTTAGAGCAAACCCAATTGGAACAGGACCTTTTCAGTTTAAATTATGGGTGGAAAACACCAAGTTGGTGTTAAGAAAGAACCCGATTTATTTTGAAAAAGATGAAAAAGGAATACAATTACCATATTTAGAAGCGGTTGCTATTACTTTTTTACCCGATAAACAAAGTGAGTTTTTACAGTTTATTCAAGGGAATTTAGATTTTATGAAAAGTTTAGATGCTTCTTATAAAGATGATATTCTAAATACAGACGGAACATTAAAAGAGAAATACGCTTCTTCAATTTTTATGGAAACGGGATCGTATTTAAATACTGAATATTTAGGAATTTATTTAGAGGGCGAAGAAAATTATCCCACTCAATCAAAACTAATTAGACAGGCAATTAACTATGGTTTTGATAGAGAAAAGATGATTAAGTTCTTAAGAAACGGCATTGGAACGCCTGCTTTAAATGGATTTATACCAAAAGGGTTACCGTCATTTAACAATCAAAAAGGATATTCTTATCAGCCCAATAAAGCTAAAGAGCTGATAGGTCAATTTAAGAATGAAACTGGAAATACTTCACCAGAAATTACCATTACAACCAATAGTAATTACTTAGATTTATGTGAATTTATTCAACGTGAATTACAAAATATTGGATTGAATACAAATGTAGATGTTATTCCACCTTCAACTTTAAGACAAGGAAAAGCTAACGGTAAATTACCAATTTTTAGAGCAAGTTGGATTGCAGATTATCCAGATGCAGAAAATTATGTGTCGCTATTTTACAGTAAGAATTTTACACCAAACGGACCAAATTACACGCATTTTAAAAACGATTTGTTTGATACATTATACGAACAATCAATTTCTGAAGTGGATAATAATATACGCTATAAACTCTATCAAAAAATGGATTCAATTATAATTGCTGAAGCGCCAATTGTTCCTTTATATTATGATGAAGTTATTCGTTTTTCTCAGAAGAATGTAAAAGGTTTAGGTATAAACCCAATTGATTTATTAAATCTAAAAAGAGTTTCTAAAAAGTAA
- a CDS encoding endonuclease/exonuclease/phosphatase family protein, translating to MKKSPIFSKLLYFINAVFATVLLLSYLLPYISPKSIATFAILSLGVPFLIVINVIFFVYWLIKLKKHFILSGLILAIGWLFASPFYKFSERKVLLNDDVKVMSYNVHLFNYYKWNKDEQTSQKIVDFIAEKSPDILAIQEFYKQTDLSLSYPYKYIKLKSKRNKFGSAIFSKYPIINSGSLNFEKSANNAIFVDVLKNEDTLRVYNVHLQSLKINPNKENFGEENSEKLLLRLKNTFREQAKQTEQFLAHEQQWKGKKIICGDFNNTAYSWVYNQIVKDKKDAFVEAGSGFGKTYNYPFPARIDFILTDKSTQINQSKTFAVNYSDHFPILARVNWEK from the coding sequence ATGAAAAAGTCCCCCATATTTAGTAAGCTACTCTACTTTATCAATGCTGTTTTTGCTACAGTATTGCTATTATCTTACTTGTTGCCGTATATTTCTCCAAAATCTATTGCAACGTTTGCTATATTAAGTTTAGGTGTACCTTTTTTAATTGTTATCAATGTAATTTTCTTCGTTTATTGGCTCATCAAACTTAAAAAACATTTTATTTTATCGGGATTAATATTAGCTATTGGTTGGTTATTTGCATCTCCTTTTTATAAGTTTTCAGAAAGAAAAGTTTTACTGAATGATGATGTTAAAGTGATGAGTTATAATGTGCATTTGTTTAATTATTACAAATGGAATAAAGACGAGCAAACATCGCAAAAAATAGTTGATTTTATTGCTGAAAAAAGTCCTGATATTTTAGCAATTCAAGAGTTTTACAAGCAAACCGATTTAAGTTTATCATATCCATATAAATACATTAAATTAAAATCTAAAAGAAATAAGTTTGGCTCTGCAATATTTTCTAAATATCCAATTATAAACTCTGGTTCTTTAAATTTTGAGAAGAGTGCCAATAATGCCATTTTTGTTGATGTTCTTAAAAATGAAGACACATTAAGAGTTTATAATGTTCATTTACAATCTTTAAAAATAAATCCAAATAAAGAGAATTTTGGTGAAGAGAACTCAGAAAAATTGTTGCTAAGATTAAAAAACACATTTAGAGAACAAGCAAAACAAACCGAACAATTTCTAGCCCATGAACAACAATGGAAAGGGAAGAAAATTATTTGTGGAGATTTTAATAATACTGCTTATTCTTGGGTGTATAATCAAATAGTAAAAGACAAAAAAGATGCATTTGTAGAAGCTGGAAGTGGTTTTGGAAAAACCTACAACTACCCTTTTCCTGCTCGTATCGATTTTATTTTAACAGATAAATCAACTCAAATAAATCAGAGTAAAACATTTGCTGTAAATTACTCAGACCACTTCCCTATTTTAGCGCGTGTTAATTGGGAAAAATAG
- a CDS encoding rhomboid family intramembrane serine protease: MSFIDNIKLRFNTASIVEKLIYINVAVFLLVFVFNTGGFLFQSSNNFIIEWFALPSNFDEFLYKPWTLLTYGFLHASFLHILMNLIALYYIGNLFMQYFTPKSLISFYILGTLFGGIVFIISYNYFPGLVKDADNSILIGASAGISAIFIGIATYMPNYQLKFPLIGFVKLWHLALIWVALDVLQIPTGNAGGRLAHIGGALFGFLYVNQVSNKEIAIFKGIKNLFTKKEKPLKTAYKSGNKKVKKQVIKPQTQEEIDKILDKIGKSGYDTLTKSEKEFLFKQGKK; the protein is encoded by the coding sequence ATGAGTTTTATAGACAACATAAAATTACGTTTTAATACAGCGTCTATTGTAGAGAAATTAATCTACATAAACGTAGCAGTATTTTTGTTGGTTTTTGTATTTAACACAGGCGGATTTTTATTTCAATCATCAAATAACTTTATCATAGAATGGTTTGCACTACCTTCTAATTTCGATGAATTTCTATACAAACCTTGGACGCTATTAACTTACGGATTCTTACATGCAAGTTTTCTTCATATTCTTATGAACTTAATAGCTTTGTATTACATCGGGAATTTGTTTATGCAGTATTTTACACCTAAAAGTTTAATCAGTTTTTACATTTTAGGGACGCTGTTTGGCGGAATTGTATTTATAATTAGTTATAATTATTTTCCTGGCTTAGTTAAAGACGCAGACAACAGTATTCTTATTGGAGCCTCCGCAGGAATTTCTGCTATATTTATTGGTATTGCTACTTATATGCCAAATTATCAACTTAAATTTCCTTTAATTGGTTTTGTAAAATTATGGCACTTAGCATTAATTTGGGTTGCTTTAGATGTTTTACAAATTCCTACTGGAAACGCTGGAGGAAGATTGGCACATATTGGTGGCGCTTTATTTGGGTTTTTATATGTAAATCAAGTAAGCAATAAAGAAATAGCTATTTTTAAAGGAATTAAAAATCTTTTCACCAAGAAAGAAAAACCTTTAAAAACTGCTTATAAATCGGGCAATAAAAAGGTTAAAAAGCAAGTTATAAAACCTCAGACTCAAGAAGAAATTGATAAGATTTTAGATAAAATTGGTAAATCTGGATATGATACTTTAACCAAATCAGAAAAAGAATTCCTCTTTAAACAAGGAAAAAAATAA
- a CDS encoding rhomboid family intramembrane serine protease: protein MNKVTGTVKHLIIINVIFYIATYVIPNMRNSMLELFALFYPTNDLFKPWQIVSHMFMHGGTFHLIMNMFGLWMFGTQLERLWGKNKFIFFYFSAGIGAALIYTFANYLTDDINAWAVGASGAIMGLVAAYGIYFPNAKMAFIFLPVPVAAKYFIPVLLIYETLSGIFGWSSIFGNIAHFAHVGGAVVGGLIAWYWKKTQFKTN, encoded by the coding sequence ATGAATAAAGTAACAGGCACAGTTAAACATTTAATAATAATAAATGTCATATTTTATATAGCAACTTATGTTATTCCCAATATGCGCAATTCAATGTTGGAATTGTTTGCTTTATTTTACCCAACAAATGATTTATTTAAACCATGGCAAATCGTTTCACATATGTTTATGCATGGTGGAACTTTTCATTTAATAATGAATATGTTTGGTTTATGGATGTTTGGAACTCAACTTGAAAGGTTGTGGGGAAAAAACAAGTTTATCTTTTTTTATTTTTCAGCTGGAATTGGAGCTGCATTAATATATACTTTTGCAAATTATTTGACTGATGATATTAATGCCTGGGCAGTTGGTGCATCAGGTGCAATTATGGGGTTAGTTGCAGCTTATGGTATTTACTTTCCTAATGCTAAAATGGCTTTTATCTTTTTACCTGTACCAGTAGCAGCTAAATATTTTATTCCTGTTTTATTAATATATGAAACACTATCTGGAATCTTTGGATGGTCTTCAATTTTCGGAAACATTGCTCATTTTGCTCACGTTGGAGGAGCTGTTGTTGGCGGTTTAATTGCTTGGTATTGGAAAAAAACTCAATTTAAAACTAATTAA
- the mutL gene encoding DNA mismatch repair endonuclease MutL — protein MSDIIQLLPDHVANQIAAGEVVQRPASVVKELLENAIDAGATSIKLLLKDAGKTLIQVIDDGKGMSTTDARLCFERHATSKIRDAQDLFNLNTKGFRGEALASIAAIAHVELKTKQENEELGTLIKIEGSKVTSQEVVSTSKGTSIAVKNLFYNIPARRNFLKSDTIETRHIIDEFQRVALAHPAISFLLHHNDNEVYHLKSSNLRKRIVAIFGGKMNEKLVPIDEQTDILSIKGFVAKPAFAKRKRGEQFFFVNDRFIKSAYLNHAVVNAFDGLLESGSHPSYFLYLTVPASSIDINIHPTKTEIKFDNEKALYAILRATVKHSLGQYNVAPVLDFNRDANLDTPYDYSKKQTGSTPKISVDPDFNPFKDNTIQNDKPMQKDYQESYKKQTDNWDALYTTTQVESKVNQEQLFESEKETTHKTFQIQKKYLLSSIKSGVVLIHQSLAHQRVLYEDFLAKITVEEASSQQLLFPVSISFASSDIEIIYGIKSELESAGFMFAEFTKESVVIGGIPTSITESKITQLLEQLLDDIKLEVPDASFSHFDVLAKSFSKSLAIKTGTSLNFKEQETLVNDLFMCKEPSVSPFGKPIFKTLTLNEIDSIFNS, from the coding sequence ATGTCAGATATTATTCAACTTTTACCAGATCACGTTGCCAACCAAATTGCTGCTGGTGAGGTGGTTCAAAGACCTGCGTCTGTAGTTAAAGAGCTATTAGAAAACGCTATTGATGCTGGCGCAACTTCAATTAAATTGTTATTAAAAGATGCCGGTAAAACGTTAATTCAGGTTATTGATGATGGTAAAGGAATGTCTACAACAGACGCTCGTTTGTGTTTTGAACGTCATGCAACTTCTAAAATTAGAGATGCACAAGATTTATTCAATTTAAACACAAAAGGATTTCGTGGAGAAGCTTTGGCTTCTATTGCTGCAATTGCACATGTAGAACTAAAAACGAAACAAGAAAACGAAGAACTTGGAACATTAATAAAAATTGAAGGAAGCAAAGTTACTTCTCAAGAAGTTGTTTCTACTTCAAAAGGTACAAGTATTGCCGTTAAAAACTTGTTTTATAACATTCCTGCAAGACGAAATTTCTTGAAATCAGACACTATTGAAACACGCCATATTATTGATGAGTTTCAACGTGTTGCTTTAGCGCATCCAGCAATTTCATTTTTATTACATCATAATGATAATGAAGTGTATCATTTAAAATCGAGCAATTTACGCAAGCGAATTGTAGCTATTTTTGGCGGTAAAATGAATGAGAAATTAGTTCCGATTGATGAACAAACAGATATTTTATCAATTAAAGGTTTTGTTGCAAAACCAGCTTTTGCTAAACGTAAACGTGGCGAACAATTCTTTTTTGTAAACGATCGTTTTATAAAAAGTGCCTATTTAAATCACGCAGTAGTTAATGCTTTTGATGGTTTATTAGAATCGGGTTCTCATCCTTCTTATTTTTTATATTTAACGGTTCCGGCAAGTAGTATTGATATAAATATTCATCCTACAAAGACAGAAATAAAGTTTGATAATGAAAAAGCGTTGTATGCTATTTTAAGAGCTACCGTAAAACATAGTTTAGGGCAATATAATGTTGCTCCTGTTTTAGATTTTAATAGAGATGCGAATTTAGATACACCTTACGATTATAGTAAAAAACAAACTGGTTCTACTCCAAAAATTTCTGTTGATCCAGATTTTAATCCGTTTAAGGACAATACTATTCAAAATGATAAGCCTATGCAAAAAGACTATCAAGAATCATATAAAAAACAAACAGATAATTGGGATGCTTTGTACACAACTACACAAGTTGAATCTAAGGTAAATCAAGAACAATTATTTGAAAGTGAAAAAGAAACAACTCACAAAACGTTTCAAATTCAGAAGAAATATTTATTAAGTTCTATAAAATCTGGTGTTGTTTTAATTCATCAATCATTAGCACATCAACGTGTCTTATACGAAGATTTTTTAGCTAAAATTACGGTTGAAGAAGCAAGTAGCCAACAATTATTATTTCCAGTTAGTATTTCTTTTGCTTCCTCAGATATAGAAATTATTTACGGCATAAAATCCGAATTAGAAAGCGCAGGTTTTATGTTTGCTGAATTTACCAAAGAAAGTGTAGTAATTGGCGGAATACCAACTTCTATTACAGAAAGTAAAATTACACAGCTTTTAGAACAATTATTAGACGATATTAAACTAGAAGTTCCTGATGCAAGTTTTAGTCATTTTGATGTGTTAGCAAAATCGTTTTCTAAATCTTTAGCAATAAAAACCGGAACAAGTTTAAACTTTAAAGAACAAGAAACGTTAGTTAATGACTTGTTTATGTGCAAGGAACCTAGTGTTTCTCCTTTTGGAAAACCTATTTTTAAAACACTAACACTAAACGAAATAGATTCAATTTTTAATAGTTAA
- a CDS encoding riboflavin synthase subunit beta — protein MAIFKRDPKKFDYKPRYYKGDGNPFEIKQKFDEFRTTTGKNKNLKGKFNAALNEFKDSENGGINKTILYIIAILVLIFLWIIDFDISIFLPQD, from the coding sequence ATGGCAATTTTTAAAAGAGATCCTAAAAAGTTTGATTACAAACCTCGTTACTATAAAGGTGATGGGAATCCGTTTGAAATAAAACAAAAGTTTGATGAATTCCGTACTACAACTGGAAAAAACAAGAACCTAAAAGGAAAATTTAATGCTGCCTTAAACGAATTTAAAGATTCAGAAAACGGTGGAATCAACAAAACCATACTTTATATTATAGCAATATTAGTATTGATTTTTTTATGGATCATCGATTTTGATATTTCTATATTTTTACCCCAAGATTAA